A stretch of the Nitrospirota bacterium genome encodes the following:
- a CDS encoding putative addiction module antidote protein, which yields MTKKTTTYQEDLIEALKDPREAAAYLNVAMEEDDRALFLLALRNVAEAHGGMTSVAEKARLNRENLYRMLSEKGNPEIKSVFSLLRSMGLKLTVEAKGKVIKSSKIRKAA from the coding sequence ATGACTAAAAAGACAACGACCTATCAGGAAGACCTTATTGAAGCCCTGAAAGACCCTCGGGAAGCGGCTGCCTATCTAAATGTGGCAATGGAGGAAGATGACCGCGCTCTGTTTTTGCTTGCACTGAGGAATGTAGCAGAGGCGCACGGAGGCATGACTTCTGTTGCGGAAAAAGCACGTCTGAATAGAGAGAATCTCTACCGCATGCTTTCTGAGAAAGGAAATCCGGAAATTAAAAGTGTCTTCAGTCTGTTGCGATCAATGGGTCTGAAACTTACCGTTGAAGCGAAAGGTAAAGTTATAAAATCATCAAAGATCAGGAAAGCCGCTTAA
- a CDS encoding TlpA family protein disulfide reductase, with protein MKPVHRFSFWLVLFFMIGSVSSLSAGQSIPAIPFTLKTLEGKVISTDSLKGKPTLVMFWASWCHVCQQELPHVKELYEQKREKLQLVTIGFADKEENIRGYVQSHSSTFIFPVAYDQGNVVSEAYGIRGTPTFFLINAKGELIAGHLGGRFLENPAFRGFFSSL; from the coding sequence ATGAAGCCTGTCCATCGATTTTCGTTTTGGCTGGTTCTTTTTTTTATGATCGGTTCAGTTTCATCCCTTTCAGCGGGACAATCGATTCCTGCCATCCCTTTTACCTTAAAAACGTTAGAGGGTAAAGTCATCAGCACCGATTCATTAAAGGGAAAACCGACTCTTGTGATGTTCTGGGCCTCCTGGTGTCATGTCTGTCAACAAGAGTTGCCTCATGTTAAAGAGCTTTACGAGCAGAAGCGGGAAAAACTCCAACTTGTCACCATTGGATTTGCCGATAAAGAGGAAAATATCAGAGGATATGTACAGTCCCACTCCAGCACGTTTATTTTCCCCGTAGCTTACGATCAGGGCAACGTGGTCTCGGAAGCCTATGGGATCAGAGGGACTCCGACTTTCTTTCTAATCAATGCGAAAGGGGAACTGATTGCCGGCCACCTCGGAGGGAGATTTTTAGAAAACCCCGCGTTTCGCGGTTTCTTTTCCTCTCTTTAA
- a CDS encoding type II toxin-antitoxin system RelE/ParE family toxin produces MGAKSIAGLGSQAAAKVSTVLYRLEQGHSSNIKSVGGGVFEYKIDFGPGYRIYFGQDGNQLIILLAGGAKKSQKNDIKIAHERWARFKLRKKA; encoded by the coding sequence GTGGGTGCGAAGTCTATCGCTGGTCTTGGTAGTCAAGCTGCCGCAAAAGTAAGTACGGTATTATATAGATTGGAACAGGGCCACTCGTCGAATATAAAATCGGTAGGGGGAGGAGTTTTTGAATACAAAATAGACTTTGGACCAGGTTATCGGATTTATTTCGGTCAAGATGGGAATCAGCTTATTATCCTTCTCGCCGGGGGTGCAAAGAAAAGTCAAAAGAATGACATTAAAATCGCTCATGAGCGATGGGCTAGATTTAAATTAAGAAAGAAAGCGTAG
- a CDS encoding type II toxin-antitoxin system RelE/ParE family toxin: protein MTETGKKPFKDWLDNVRDITARQKIRIRLDRVRLGNLGKNRSVGEGVYELKIDYGPGYRVYYALEKKTLILLLMGGDKSSQNKDIARAGKYWQDHKRRKKDD, encoded by the coding sequence CTGACCGAAACGGGAAAAAAACCATTTAAAGATTGGCTCGACAACGTTAGGGATATCACGGCCAGGCAAAAAATCCGAATCAGGCTAGATCGGGTGCGGCTTGGCAACCTCGGCAAGAACCGTTCAGTTGGCGAAGGAGTGTATGAACTGAAGATCGATTACGGGCCAGGCTATCGTGTGTATTATGCGCTTGAGAAGAAAACACTCATTCTGCTTTTGATGGGCGGTGATAAGTCTTCACAAAACAAGGATATTGCCCGTGCAGGGAAGTATTGGCAAGATCATAAAAGGAGAAAAAAAGATGACTAA
- a CDS encoding transcriptional regulator, with protein sequence MPLTRTFRRTIMERASHDSKFRQQLLSEAITEFLVGDLAAGKAMLRDYINATITFERLANELKKSSKSIHRMLGPGGNPRADSIFGIIKVLQTYEKVNLFVKANKAAA encoded by the coding sequence ATGCCATTAACCAGAACTTTTAGAAGAACGATTATGGAACGAGCTTCCCATGATTCAAAATTTCGGCAACAGTTACTTTCTGAAGCCATTACTGAGTTTCTGGTCGGAGACCTAGCGGCTGGGAAAGCCATGCTCCGGGATTATATTAATGCCACCATAACGTTCGAAAGGCTCGCGAACGAATTAAAAAAATCGAGTAAAAGTATTCATCGAATGCTTGGACCAGGTGGTAATCCCCGGGCAGACAGTATTTTTGGGATTATTAAAGTCCTCCAAACCTATGAAAAAGTTAATCTTTTTGTAAAAGCAAACAAGGCAGCCGCCTAA
- the def gene encoding peptide deformylase — translation MAVLPIAKLGNPILRKIAEPVSIEELLSEGFQLFIDDMIETMRAKDGVGLAAPQVFQSKQLVVIESHLNPRYTEAPEISLLVLVNPLFTFLSPEKVEGWEGCLSVDNLRGKVKRSKKTALKALDRKGEKIEIETDTFLAVILQHEIDHLHGRLFVDQISDVTSLSQLEEFNRYALGNKEQIPVA, via the coding sequence ATGGCTGTTTTGCCCATTGCAAAACTTGGAAACCCGATTTTACGAAAAATTGCCGAACCGGTCTCCATAGAAGAATTGTTATCTGAGGGATTTCAACTCTTTATTGACGATATGATCGAAACGATGCGGGCAAAAGACGGCGTAGGACTTGCCGCGCCGCAGGTCTTTCAATCCAAACAACTGGTCGTCATCGAATCTCATTTAAATCCCCGTTATACCGAAGCGCCCGAAATTTCGCTTCTGGTTCTTGTTAATCCGCTCTTTACCTTTCTCTCTCCGGAAAAGGTGGAAGGATGGGAGGGATGTTTAAGTGTCGATAATTTAAGGGGAAAGGTTAAAAGATCAAAAAAGACCGCCTTAAAAGCGCTTGATCGAAAGGGAGAGAAAATCGAAATCGAAACCGACACGTTCCTGGCTGTCATCCTTCAGCATGAAATTGATCATCTTCATGGGAGGTTGTTTGTTGATCAAATCAGCGACGTGACCAGTCTCTCCCAATTGGAAGAATTTAACCGCTACGCCCTTGGGAATAAAGAACAAATCCCGGTCGCATGA